Proteins encoded together in one Leishmania donovani BPK282A1 complete genome, chromosome 33 window:
- a CDS encoding ATP-binding cassette protein subfamily D, member 3, putative produces the protein MAVVSKLTSSRFLGFYAVQLLCLAAAARILDAVVLRRRGASGSTKHRSRRFSPSRVGGSSEDATIKMDRIFWGRLLSLLRLCIPHFVSVESGGVLLLLTLFYLRTHLTLLFARVVGRNGRYLVERNTKAFISSVADIGLLAIPGTILQIGVQYVKIMTQQRLRDNLQAALHKEYLKGNTIYMIATQSAFIDNTDHRLTQETDQFCKGVAGVFRALFKPILDVVTLLMELSRHGGLAPPAFLISYYLLVATCMSVLLPNFGQLVATSQQKEGNLRTKHHQLISHAEEIAFYNGEEIEREHAGRLLGSLIRHEYKIKRTKWLTGCSDSLFIKYGASLVGYLVCSLVVVDQFHLMTKGDLTQLYLQNVQLYVPFSAAIGRMLLMHKQIGALCGSVHRIGELRERLERINMLNVRGEGANVVYSNDLVRWRDVDIVSPAGMSLLHDFNLTVTPGKHTLIMGSNGSGKTALMRVLSGLWPVAKGSVTLPTAPESLMCLPQRTYLPPGSLRALLTYPHVTEDARDGKPEQAFVSDEVIISAAMSFGLNPMMDREGGLDASENWEEVLSGGERQRVALVRVLLHRPQFAFLDECTSAISQDEEPFFYRLLQKAGVTLITVSHHETLRKLHRVVVSLDGEGGCQVSEQ, from the coding sequence ATGGCTGTTGTGTCGAAGCTGACGTCGAGTCGCTTTCTTGGCTTCTacgccgtgcagctgctctgcctcgctgcggcggctcgcATTCTCGATGCCGTGGTGCTCCGGCGACGCGGTgcaagcggcagcacaaAGCACCGCTCTCGCCGCTTCTCTCCGTCGCGCgtcggtggcagcagcgaggatgcCACAATCAAGATGGATCGCATCTTCTGGgggcgcctcctctctcttctccgaCTGTGCATTCCTCATTTCGTATCCGTCGAATCCGGGGgtgtgctgctcttgctgaCCCTCTTTTACCTGCGCACCCACCTGACATTGCTGTTTGCAAGGGTTGTCGGGCGCAATGGCCGGTACCTCGTGGAGCGCAACACGAAAGCGTTTATTTCTAGCGTGGCGGACATCGGCTTGCTCGCCATCCCGGGAACGATTCTGCAAATCGGGGTGCAGTACGTGAAGATaatgacgcagcagcggctgcgagaCAACTTGCAGGCGGCCCTTCACAAAGAGTACCTCAAAGGGAACACGATCTACATGATCGCTACGCAGAGCGCCTTCATAGATAACACCGATCACCGTCTCACGCAGGAGACAGATCAGTTCTGCAAGGGCGTTGCTGGAGTATTCCGCGCCCTATTTAAACCGATTCTGGACGTGGTGACGCTTCTGATGGAGCTCTCGAGGCACGGAGGCCTTGCTCCCCCTGCTTTCTTAATCTCCTACTACCTGCTCGTTGCGACGTGCatgtcggtgctgctgcccaaCTTTGGTCAGCTGGTGGCGACGAGTCAACAGAAGGAAGGCAACCTGCGCACGAAGCACCACCAGCTCATCTCGCACGCGGAGGAGATCGCTTTCTACAACGGCGAGGAGATCGAGCGCGAGCACGCGGGACGCCTGCTGGGCTCCCTCATTCGCCACGAGTACAAGATCAAGCGCACCAAGTGGCTGACCGGGTGCAGTGACAGCCTGTTCATCAAGTACGGTGCCAGCTTGGTCGGGTACCTTGTGTGCAGTCTTGTCGTTGTCGACCAGTTCCACCTCATGACCAAGGGTGATCTTACTCAGCTGTACCTCCAAAATGTGCAGCTGTACGTGCCCTTTTCCGCAGCGATTGGGCGGATGCTTCTCATGCACAAACAAATAGGCGCGttgtgcggcagcgtgcaCCGCATtggcgagctgcgcgagagACTGGAGCGCATCAACATGTTGAATGTGCGTGGTGAAGGGGCCAACGTCGTCTACTCGAATGATTTGGTGCGATGGAGGGACGTGGATATCGTCAGTCCGGCTGGCATGAGTCTTCTGCATGATTTTAACCTCACTGTCACCCCTGGGAAGCACACGCTGATCATGGGCAGCAACGGCTCCGGCAAGACGGCACTGATGCGCGTGCTTAGTGGGCTATGGCCGGTTGCCAAGGGCAGCGTGACCCTCCCAACGGCCCCCGAGTCGCTCATGTGCCTGCCGCAGCGTACGTACCTCCCACCTGGctcgctgcgtgcgctgcttACATACCCGCACGTTACAGAGGACGCCCGCGACGGCAAGCCTGAGCAAGCTTTCGTGTCGGATGAGGTTATCATATCCGCGGCGATGTCGTTTGGCCTCAACCCCATGATGGATCGGGAAGGTGGCTTGGATGCCTCCGAGAACTGGGAGGAAGTGTTGTCGGGTGGGGAGCGTCAGCGTGTGGCCCTGGTGCGCGTCCTGTTGCACCGCCCGCAATTCGCATTCCTCGATGAGTGCACGAGCGCAATTTCCCAGGATGAAGAGCCCTTCTTCTACAGATTACTGCAGAAGGCAGGTGTGACGCTGATCACGGTATCACATCATGAGACACTGCGCAAGCTgcaccgcgtcgtcgtctccttggacggagaaggcggctGTCAGGTCAGCGAACAGTAA
- a CDS encoding small GTP-binding protein Rab18, putative, translating to MGSTTGADKTIKVLLIGDSGVGKSSLLLSFTTGAFDENISSTIGIDFKVKKVDVVDAHTGGKTTVNLQLWDTAGQERFRTLTSSYYRGAQAVVLVYDVNDPQSFHGLKKWLDEANSYCRRDEAESSSMVFLLIGNKTDLCPDENYMPLPCSTAQGFAQQNNMLFALTSAKTRIGVAQAFDEVARSVYDKLQDLEQYERRRITNLNDGSSNGGGQGCC from the coding sequence ATGGGATCTACCACCGGTGCGGACAAGACCATCAAGGTCCTCCTCatcggcgacagcggtgtGGGTAAGTCCTCcctgctgctctccttcaCCACTGGGGCCTTTGATGAGAATATTTCGTCGACCATCGGCATCGATTTCAAGGTGAAGAAGGTGGACGTCGTAGATGCCCACACAGGCGGCAAAACTACCGTGAACCTGCAGCTATGGGATACGGCAGGACAGGAGCGCTTCCGTACCTTGACCAGCTCATACTATCGTGGTGCACAGGCTGTTGTACTCGTCTACGATGTTAACGATCCGCAGTCTTTCCACGGTCTCAAGAAGTGGCTTGATGAAGCGAATAGCTACTGCCGCCGtgacgaggcggagagcaGTAGCATGGTGTTCCTGCTGATCGGCAACAAGACGGACCTGTGCCCTGATGAGAACTACATGCCGCTGCCCTGCTCGACAGCGCAAGGGTTTGCCCAGCAGAACAACATGCTTTTCGCCCTCACCTCTGCTAAGACAAGGATTGGGGTGGCGCAGGCATTTGACGAGGTGGCGCGTAGTGTGTATGATAAGTTGCAGGACTTGGAGCAGTACGAGCGACGTCGGATCACGAACTTGAAcgatggcagcagcaacggcggtggACAGGGCTGCTGCTAG